One window of the Macaca thibetana thibetana isolate TM-01 chromosome 13, ASM2454274v1, whole genome shotgun sequence genome contains the following:
- the RAD51AP2 gene encoding RAD51-associated protein 2 — MAELRKPTSSLTPPEDSDSQPPSSKRLCLEEPGGVSKAGWRLPLVPRLSEVEKIWELSPRPFKGLFVSTNAIFDNSTDSCVEKSVSGKQICNLGCPNLKFQLSSCLQSPPSQSPDSDLRASGRSEAGLRDTEAFSVHHSDSSKAGFSQLLPSTSIHDIHGIRNENRKQQFVQGRDKVHKENPFLDVNFYKETKSPFHEIKNRCKADSVMPSNKRENNISSSVLKISKSQNQPSLEIAKPSYFRDSSTISVPQFPTDLNSKMSSVYLKEIAKKKNDKKEAYVRDFTNIYWSQNRPDVKKQKLQNDKKVVEAENIFSECYENDYASLSSQNTCKRKDLISSNYCNYSSIKCDVRDSRKNFAILENANWEEAECLDSYIPTRLEKSQNWDCNVRHILRRNRGNCWIINNYKTKCENMKKSEEKWNWLLLSEIDLLSKEDYRCTKVMNVHEEQSKLLIREILGSQIALIMTVWLNGKGENDNTVQLRYNATQKVFHVNNPFESFIVEIFYFHKSISGNQKDNSILTCYNILKCKKEIGKIGIQNLITRNMNTNIKNGLLSIYLQDSVSEPLDIILKTNIAFLLNNFDSLTRIENDFELEEECIFKWMLYLKYPKNIIMENYTAYLARILTSSRLLEDNMKPMLKKRKLFRIEHVFEKSKKKSINSVSTTTQNTGLSIFESYEKIPLLMDFDDMEEISLIREITCRNMSCPQQLMNVENWAHYCSSTIKTSVKSCPQFIQNNHGYINENFYEVNMHGQDLNMESKQGHNISSFNCEHIFEGFCNVRQQAIPRSHNTIHNEETRTISITQVLNFCNLLSEIEEKKYDLILKEEVKVTAESLTNSFQIHKNTKIEKEERDSFFPMDDMFSVQSLSLISREVNVEENKYLNQNYVTDRNEYESILPEREIANSKDFRRKNDSVLYVKHQFETGLSEGNDECFQDLAAKYLSTEALTIVKDFEMKRKFDLVLEELRMFHEISKENEILSTVETNNGQENYFGENDAEEVKMETEKDLKMVVVNKINASSSFCDTTAGPNTCKRHQSLFKWKTVPNNGEQEVPNESCYPSTSEEELLYSTSEEDCETPLPKRPAFLPDECKEEFKYLLRGGSHFPHGISRVRPLKTCSRPIRIGLSRKARIKQLHPYLKQMCYGNLKEKF; from the exons ATGGCCGAGCTCAGAAAGCCTACCTCCTCTTTAACGCCTCCTGAGGACTCGGATTCCCAACCACCCAGTAGCAAGCGGCTCTGTCTTGAGGAGCCTGGCGGTGTCTCTAAGGCGGGCTGGCGACTGCCTCTGGTGCCTCGCTTGTCTGAGGTGGAAAAAATCTGGGAGTTGTCGCCTAGACCCTTCAAGGGACTCTTTGTTTCAACGAATGCGATTTTTGATAACTCCACAGACTCGTGTGTGGAGAAATCAGTCAGTGGGAAGCAGATATGTAACCTGGGATGCCCAAATCTCAAATTCCAGTTGAGTAGCTGTTTGCAGTCTCCCCCCTCACAAAGTCCTGATTCTGATTTGAGGGCTTCAGGAAGGTCTGAGGCAGGACTGCGTGACACAGAGGCTTTCAGTGTGCACCACAGTGATAGCTCCAAAGCAGGGTTTAGTCAACTTCTGCCCAGCACCTCTATACACGATATACATGGAATTAGAAATGAGAATCGAAAACAACAGTTTGTCCAAGGAAGAGACAAGGTTCACAAAGAAAATCCATTTTTAGATGTTAACTTTTACAAGGAAACTAAATCACCATTTCATGAAATTAAGAACAGATGTAAAGCTGACAGTGTTATGCcatcaaataaaagagaaaataacatttcatcatcggtactaaaaatatcaaaatctcaAAACCAGCCCAGCTTGGAAATTGCCAAACCTAGCTATTTTAGAGATAGCAGCACAATAAGTGTCCCTCAGTTTCCAACGGACTTAAATAGCAAAATGTCCTCTGTCTATTTAAAGGAAATAGCgaagaaaaagaatgacaaaaaagAGGCATATGTTAGGGatttcacaaacatttactgGTCCCAAAATAGACCTGATGTTAAGAAGCAAAAGTTACAGAATGATAAAAAAGTTGTAGAAGCGGAAAATATTTTTTCCGAATGTTATGAAAATGACTACGCATCACTCAGCAGCCAAAATACTTGTAAGAGAAAAGACTTGATCAGTTCAAACTACTGTAACTACAGTAGTATCAAATGTGATGTAAGAGACTCTAGAAAGAATTTCGCTAtactagaaaatgcaaattggGAAGAAGCAGAATGTCTGGACAGTTACATACCTACCAGGTTGGAAAAATCTCAAAACTGGGACTGTAACGTTAGACATATTTTGAGAAGAAATAGAGGAAATTGTTggattataaataattacaagactaaatgtgaaaatatgaaaaaaagtgaagaaaaatggaATTGGCTATTATTATCAGAAATAGACCTTTTAAGCAAGGAAGATTACCGCTGTACAAAAGTCATGAATGTACATGAAGAACAATCAAAGCTTCTCATAAGAGAAATATTAGGTAGTCAAATAGCTTTAATAATGACTGTTTGGCTAAATGGTAAAGGAGAAAATGATAATACTGTACAGTTGAGATACAATGCTACACAAAAAGTCTTTCACGTGAACAACCCTTTTGAAAGTTTCATTgtagaaattttttatttccataaaagtATTTCAGGAAATCAAAAAGATAATAGTATTTTAACCTGCTATAACATTTTGAAGTGTAAAAAGGAAATTGGTAAAATTGGTATTCAAAATCTAATAACCAGAAACATGAATACAAATATAAAGAATGGACTTTTAAGCATATATTTACAAGACAGTGTTTCAGAACCTTTAGATATTATATTGAAAACTAACATAGCTTTTTTGCTTAATAACTTTGACTCTTTAACAAGAATTGAAAATGATTTTGAATTAGAAGAGGAATGCATTTTCAAGTGGATGCTTTATTTGAAGTATCCAAAAAATATTATAATGGAAAATTATACTGCATATCTAGCAAGGATTTTAACTTCTTCAAGACTATTAGAAGATAATATGAAACCTAtgttaaagaaaaggaagttatttAGAATTGAACACGTTTTTGAAAAGTCTAAGAAAAAATCCATTAATTCCGTCAGTACGACAACTCAAAATacaggtttgtcaatttttgaatcatatgaaaaaattccCCTTTTAATGGACTTTGATGACatggaagaaatttctttaaTAAGAGAAATTACTTGTCGGAATATGAGTTGTCCTCAACAACTCATGAATGTGGAAAATTGGGCTCACTATTGTTCTAGTACTATTAAAACATCTGTTAAGTCTTGTCCTCAATTTATACAGAACAACCATGGatatattaatgaaaatttttatgAAGTAAATATGCATGGACAAGATTTAAATATGGAAAGCAAACAGGGACATAATATCAGTAGCTTTAATTGTGAGCACATATTTGAAGGTTTCTGCAATGTTAGGCAGCAGGCCATACCAAGAAGCCACAACACAATCCATAATGAAGAGACTCGTACCATTTCTATAACTCAAGTACTAAATTTTTGTAACTTGTTaagtgaaatagaagaaaaaaaatatgacttAATTTTGAAAGAGGAAGTAAAAGTCACAGCTGAAAGTTTAACCAATAGTTTCCAAATTCACAAAAATACTAagatagaaaaggaagagagagatagTTTTTTTCCAATGGATGATATGTTTTCTGTACAGTCACTCTCATTAATAAGTAGGGAAGtaaatgtggaagaaaataaataccttaATCAAAATTATGTAACAGATAGAAATGAATATGAGAGTATTTTGCCAGAAAGGGAGATAGCTAATTCAAAGGATTTTCGTAGAAAGAATGACTCTGTATTATATGTTAAACATCAGTTTGAAACTGGTCTGAGTGAAGGGAATGATGAATGTTTTCAGGACTTAGCTGCTAAATATTTATCAACAGAAGCTCTGACAATAGTAAAAGATTTTGAGATGAAGAGAAAATTTGATTTAGTACTTGAAGAACTTCGTATGTTTCATGAAATTAGTaaggaaaatgaaattctaagCACTGTGGAAACAAACAATGGGCAAGAAAATTACTTTGGAGAAAATGATGCTGAGGAGGTAAAAATGGAGAcagaaaaagatttgaaaatggTTGTAGTCAACAAAATAAATGCATCTTCCTCGTTCTGTGATACTACAGCAGGTCCTAATACGTGTAAACGTCACCAAAgtttatttaaatggaaaactGTACCCAATAATGGAGAACAGGAAGTTCCTAATGAGAGTTGTTATCCAAGTACCTCAGAGGAAGAATTACTTTATTCTACTTCTGAGGAAG attgtgAAACACCTTTACCTAAAAGACCTGCTTTTCTCCCTGATGAATGTAaagaagaatttaaatatttattgagaggaG